A window of bacterium genomic DNA:
ATCGGCCGCCAGGATCCCGGCCTTCATCAGATTGGCCTGGCCGTGGAACTCGAGCAGGCCGGGGAAAGCCGCCAGTTCCGCCGGCAGGCCCAGATCGACCACGGCCGCGGCCGGATGGATCTCCTGATGCGCCAGGTTGTGGATGGTGAGGACCGTGCCGGCGGCGCCCGGCAGGGATTGCGCATCGAACCACTGGCGGCGGTAGACCGGCGCGAGGGCCGCCTGGGCGTCATGGGCGTGCACGATGTCCACGGGCCAATTGAGGAGCCCCGGCAGGAGCAGCGCCGCCTGCGCCAGCAGCGACGCGCGTTCCAGGGTCGGCACCGCGACGCCGCTCCCGCCGTAGATGCCGCCACCGAACACCGCGGGCGATTCGATCAGGTACACGCGCGGGCCACGGCCAGCCCGTGCACGCTCGAACACGCGCACCGGGACGAACCTCTGGCCGAGGCGGACAGGAATCGTCGGCCCCGGCCGCGGTCGGAATCCCTCGGCCGCGGCCGCAGTGGCGCCGTAGAGCGGCAGCACCACGCGCACGTCGTGCCCGCGGCGGGCCAACGCCTGGGCCAGCCCGGCCACCGCATCGGCCAGGCCCCCGACCTTTGCCAGGGGTGCGTACTCCGCGCTCACCATCAGGATGTTCATGCCTGCTCCCCTGTGCCGGCCGGGAAGTCCGGCCCGACCGTAACGTCGCGCAGCCGTGCGGCGGCGTCTTCCGGCATCGCCGCGTTGATCGCATAGCCGGTGCCCGCCTCGAAGCCGGCCAGCCGGCTCAGGCGCGGCAGGATTTCGATGTGGCCGTGCCACTGGCTCACCGCCCGCTCGCCCAGGGCGTCGAGTGCCGGGTCGCCGAAGCCGCCGGCGCCGGCTGACTGCGGCGCCAGGTGGAAGACGACGTTGAGCGAAAGGTCGCCGTGCACCGCCTGCAGGCCGCGCAGGACGCCTCCGAGCATCGCCGCCAGCGACATCCGCACCGCCGGGTCCGCCTCCAGCGGGCAGGGGCCGTGCAGGGTCGGCACCAGCAGCACTTCCCACGGAAAGCGGCTGGCCCACGGGGCGATCGCGGTCCAGTGCGCATCGGCCGCGACCAGGCGCGAACCGTCGCGCCGTTCGGCCGCCACGAGGTCGCAGAGCAGGCATGAGCCGCGCTCACGGTGCCAGGCGTTGAATCGCTGGGCCTTTTCCACCGTCAGCAGGGGCGGACGCGGCGTGCCGATGATCTGCAGGTGCGGATGCGTAAGCGTAGCACCGGCCTCCGGCCCGTGGTTGCAGAACGGGGCCACGAAGCGGACACCGGGCTCGGCCCTGAACGAATCCACACGGTCACGCAGGACGCCGAGCACCTCGGCCAGGTCCCCGACCGACAGGGCGGCGAGGCTCGCCCGGTGGTCGGGCGAGTAGACGACCACTTCATGGCGCCCCTCGCCGGCAGTCGCCGGGTACAGATCGGCCGGGACCGGAGCGGCCGGGGCCGGGGCGGCACCGGCGGGCGTGACGGCCGGATACAGGTTCGGGAATGCCCGCAACCGCCAGCCCGGTCCGTTGGCAGGACTGCCCGCTGGGCGCCCGAGGGCCACGACTTCGGCGGTGGTCTCGGTCTCGTGGCCGGGCAGAACGGGCACAGGCCGTCACCGGCGCCGCGCCGCTGCAGGAGGGGGAATTCATTGGGCCCTGCCCTGCCGGCCGGTGGCAATGATGACCCAGCGGCCGGTCAGGGGGTCCTGGCGCAGCATCGACACGTGCGGATCCTTCCGAAAAAAATCCCGATGACCGGGAACCCGGGCGCCGTCCGTGCGTATCCTACAACACATCGGAGATCGAACCAACCGCGACCCCCAACGCGGACACCTCCTCCGAAGGCGCACGGATCGGAACCGGGACGACGAACCGACAGCTGATGACAGCAGGGCGAACGACGACAGCAAGGCGAACGACGACGGCAGAGCGAGTGATGACAGCAGAGCGAGGCGGCGGCGGACCTGTGGCGCAGGTCCGCCGCTGTTTTGCCGGGGCTCAGGCGTCCGCGACCGCCGTGCCCAACGTCCTGACGGGCAGGCGGCCGCCTTCGCGCAACCGGCGCGCGTGATCGGCCAGGGTCAGGAAGGTGCCTTCGCGGAGGATACGCTCGAGCTTGACCGGCATCGAATCCTGGCGTCCCTGGCTGCGCAGGCGCATCAGCGGCGAGAGCTTCGCGGCAGGCCGGAATGCGTCCATCTCCCAGGGATGCAGGTAGATGATTGTCGGCACGCCCTGCGCGCGCGCCCGGGCCCGCAGGAAGCGGAAGGCCGGCCAGGGCAGCAGCCGCAGGTACCCGCCCCCGGAAAACGGCACGTTGACGCCCAGGCAGCGCCAGGTCGGCATCGGGATGACCAGGAGGTCATCGGCACCCGGTCCCAGCGTGAACGGGGTGCGCGGCGAGGCGGGCTGGCCATAGCGCGGATGGCGCACCGGGAACAACGAACAGTCGTAGCGGAATCCCAGTTCGCGCAGCACGGGCAGGTAATGGTGCACCGGTGGCGTCAGGCTGAAGCTGGGTGCGCGGTAGCCCTCGGGCCTGTCCACTCCGGCGCGCGCCAGCGCCGCCAGCGCACGTTCGCAGTCGGCGCGGAACTCGGCCATCGTCAGGTGGAAGACCTCGGGATGCCCGTAGCTGTGACAGCCCACCTCGTGTCCCCGTCGCACGATCTCGCGCACGAGGTCGGGAAAGCGCTCCGCCGTCCAGCCGAGCACGAAGAACGTTGCCTTCACGCCGTGGCGGTCGAGCAGGTCGAGGCACTGCGCCGTGCCCGACTCCACGCGCAGTTCCTGGTCGGCCCATGTCGCCGGCGGCACGTGGTCCAGGTAGTTGTGCCCGTGGAACCACTCCTCGACGTCGATGGTGATGATGGTCGGGGCTTCCGTGTTTCTCATCCCAGCCTCCGCGGACGGGCCACGCAGGCGAACTGGAGCCAGCGCATGTCGGCCCAGCGACCCAACGTCACCAGGTTGGCGACCTTGAATTTAAGGGAGCCGGTCGGGTTGATGCCCTGCATGCGCACCATATCGAATCCCGCCTCGGTGAACAGCCGTACCAGGCTGCTGCGTGTGAAGAACCGCAGGTGCGTGCGGTCGAGGATGCCCTCGTCGGTGTAGTCCCAACGGCCGCGGACAACCAGGTCCCAGACGTTGAAGAAATAGCGGACGTTCGGCAGCGATGCGACCAGGACCCCGTCGGGGCGCAGCACGCGCCGGGCTTCGTGGAGCAGCAGCGACGGCTCGACCAGGTGCTCGAGTACGTCGTTCATGACCACGCAGTCGAACCGCGCGTCGGGCAGTTCCCGCAGGCAGGCGTGCGCATCGCCCACCAGCACGTGGTCGATCGTCGCCCGCGCCCGTGCGGCCGCTTCCGCCGACAATTCCACTCCCCAGATCTCCAGCTGCCTGCCGGCGCGGGCAGTGCGCAAGGTGGCCGCGAACGCCCCGGCCCCGCAACCGATGTCCAGCAGGGCGCCGGCCGCCTGGGGAACGAAGGGCTCCATCTCGCGTCGCGGGTGCCCGTAGTAGGCCGACCGGTCCTGTTCCGACATGCCGCCGCCCATCTCCCCGGAAAAGTGAACCTCGCACCGGTTCCGGCCGGTGCGAAGGCGGCCACTGGGCCACCACCGATTGTCGGAACCTTCAAGTATCCCGTCAACCTCGCAGAGCGGCGGCAGCTTCGCCAGCCCCGTCCGGTCGATCGCCGCGATCACGGGTGGACTTCCGGCGGCAGCGGCCGATAATGGGGCTCCGCCGCCTGTGCCCACGACTTCGAGAAAGGACGCCATGAGCGACGATGTCTTCCCCGCCGCCGGCCTTCAGCCCTGTTCCCTGGCCGCCGACCTCTACACCGGGCGCCTGCCCGGCGGGCTGCGCGTCGCCATTCGCCGTGATGCGCGCACCCCTGTCGCCGTCTGCAACATCTGGGTCGGCGTGGGATCCAATCGGGAGCCCGAGGCGCTGCGCGGCTGGTCGCACGGCATCGAGCACATGCTGTTCAAGGGTACGCAGCGGCGCGGCGAGAGCGACTTCGCGCTCGAGGTGGCGTCCGCCGGCGGCTCGACGAATGCGGGCACAGGCTACGAGACCACCAACTACCACATCACGGTACCGGCAGCGCAGCTGCCCGTCGCGATCGACATCCTGGCCGACGCCCTGCAGCACTCGGTCTTCGATCCGGAATCACTCGAGGCCGAGCGCAAGGTGCTCGTGCACGAGAATCACATGTACGACGACATCCCCTTCGGGTTCGGCGTCACCTGGCGCTGGGGCCTGGAGCTCGCCTTCGACAGCAGTCCCTACCGCCATCCGATCGGGGGCCAGGATGAAAACCTGCTGACGTGCCCCCGCGAGCGCGTCATGGCCTATTGGCGCTCCGCCTACCACCCGACGAACATGGTCGCCGTGGTGGTCGGCGACGTGGATCCGCAGGCGGTCTTCGCCCAACTCGGCGCCGCATTCCCGGTCCGGACGGATGCGCCGGACGCAGGCGACGGGAATGCGATCCTTGCCGACCCGCCGCTGGAACCGCGTCGCACGGCGCCGCGACTGCGCGTCGAGACCGGTGACCTCAAGCGGGCCTATGCCAAGCTCATCTTCACGGCGCCGGGCGAAGCGTCGGGACTCGACCCCGTCCTGGCGGTGGCGCAGCGCGCGCTGAACGACGGCCGCACGTGCCGCCTGTACCGTCGCCTCCAGGAAGAGCTCAAGCTCGTCGACGATTACGCCGTCATGACCGAAACCGGCCCGCGCGAAGGTGTGGTCCTGGTGGATCTCGAGACCTCGGTGGACCGCCTTGCGGCGGCGGTGCGCGAGTGCGCGCGCCTTCTGGGTGAGCTGGGACGGGCGCCGGGCGACGGCGGTTGCACGCCCGAGGAACTGGCGAGGGCGGCGCGGCGTACGGCGCGCGGGCACCTGTTCGGGCTCGAGACGGTGCAGGGCCAGGCCTCGACGATCGGACACCACGCCATCGGCAACGACCTCGCCGGGGCGTTCGCGTTCCCCGCGCGCGTCGCCGCCGTGACGCCGGCCGACGTGTCGGCGTATGCGCGTGAAGTGTTCCGGCTGGGCAACCTGGCCTGCGTCATCTACGTGCCCCGCGACACCGACCTGGCCGCGGCCGGCCTGCCGGCGGACGTCGACGGTCTCGTGGCGCTCCTGGCGGGAGTCCTGCCCGATGCCGCGGCGCCCACGGCCGGGCTTTCCGCGCCGACGGCCGGCGCGACCACGCTGCGTCCCCGCCCGGCAACGGCGGCTGCCGTTCCGTGCTTCACGACAGACGAACTTGTCGACGGAAGCCGCCTGTATTGCCGCGTCGACCGGGCCGTGCCCGTGGTGGCGCTGGCGGTGGCCGTTTCCGGCGGTGCGGCCGGCGAGACCGCTGCCGATGCCGGACTGGCCGCACTGGCGCACCAGGCCCTGATCCGCGGTGCGGCCGGCCTGTCTGCCGAGGCGTTCAACCAGCTCATCGAGGACGACGGAGCCTCGCTGTCGCCGATCGTCGACCGGGACTTCGGCGGGCTCTTCCTGACTGCGCTGGCGGATCGCCTGGAGCCGGCGCTGGCGCGACTGGCGGATGCGATCATCGATCCCGCCTTCCTGGAACCGGAGCTGGAGCAGGAAAAGCGCCTGGCGCGCGAGCAACTGGCTGCGGTGGCCGACAACCCGCTGCAGTCGGCGATGCTGAAGCTGCGCGAGATGATCTACGGCGACCACCCCTACGGTCGTGCGCTGCCCGGATCGCCAGCCAGCCTGTCCGCGATCAATGTCGAGCAGGTGCGCGCGCGGCACCGCGCGGCCTGGTGTGCAGGTCGTCTGCAGGTTGTCGCCTCCGGGGACATCGACCCGGATCGACTGCAGTTCCTGTTCAGCGAGATCGTCGGGCGACTTCCGGCGGCCGGTGCTGCGGCACCGAGACCGGGTCCCGTCCGGAAGCTGCACGGCATCGAGAGCGAGCGCATGACGCGGGCGCAGAACCAGTCCGTGGTCCTGCTCGGTTGGCCCGGGCCCTTTGCCGACAGCGACGACCGCGTGCCCCTGATGCTGCTGCGGCAGGTGCTGAACGGCCAGAGCGGACGTTTGTTCGAACGCCTGCGCAACCGCCGTTCGCTGTGCTACAACGCGGGCGTCGTCGGCACTTCGGGTTTCGGCCAGGGCGTGCTCGTGGGCTACGTGCTGACGGCGCCGGAAACGGCGGACCAGGCGCGTGACGCGCTGCGGCAGGAGATGATCTCCCTGGCCGAATCGCCGGTGCCCGCCGAGGAATGGGAGCGTGCCCGCAGCGAGCTGGCAGGTGGCCTGGTGATCGGCAGCCAGGCCAATGCCTCGCGCGTCTCGCGGGCTCAGCGCGACATCATGTACGGCCGCGGGACCGAGGAACTGTCCGCTCTCGTCGCCCAGGTCCGCGCGTGCTCGGCAACCGAACTGCGCGACGCCGCCGCGCGCTACCTGCACGCGGCCGTCGGTGTGGAGGTCACCATCGGACCGGCCTGAGCCTGGCCCGATGACACGGATCGATGACCCGGATCGAAGAGCCGGATGAAGCAGCGACCGGTCCCGCCCAGCGGCAGGACCGGTCGCTCTGCTCTGGCCCGCCGCGTCGCGTTCAGCGGTAGACGCTGTAGCGATTCGGTGCGTCGGACATGTCGATCAGCACGGTCGGCTGGCTGAAGCTGGCGCGATGCGTCACCCCGTCGGGCACCACGTACTGGTCACCGGCCTGGTAGAGATTGGTCTGGCCCTCGATCTCGATGGTCATCTCGCCGGCGATCACCAGGCCACGCTGTTCGCAGTGCGAGTGGTCCGGGAAACTGACGCCTTCATCGAAGGCGAAGAACACGACCTGCTTCTGGTCATCCTGCAGGCAATAGCCCGTGGCGCCGGATACCGGCAACTCGACCAGGGGCAGCGATCGGATGGCTTCGGGAAGAAAATCTCTGGCATGCCGCGAACGGGCGGTATCCATGCTCGGGCCTCCTTGGGATTCGGCTGGCAATGCTCCGGCTCGCCCAACAGCCCAGTCAGCTCAGGCGGCCGTGGCGGCCGGTACGTTCATGTTACCACAGGCCCGGCCCGCCGCAAGCGGCGGCAGGAGGCCTCAGGGACCAGGCGCATAGTCGGCCCCGCGCAGGGGCAATGCCGATGGTGCAGCCCCGCGCCAGGCCTCGTCGACGCGCCCCACCAGGCAGTCGTGGTCGCCGGTGGAAAGGCGTCCCTCGACGGCGCAGAGGAAGCGCGCCGCGCAGAGTCGCAGGGCCGGGACGCCAGGCCCCAGCAGGTCGTGCTCGACAAGGGCCCACTTGTCCACGTCACGGCGCGAACGCAGGCCGAACAGCCGGGCCTCGGCGACCTGGCCTTCACCGAGCAGCGAGATCGTGAAGTGCGTGGCGCCGCGCAACAGCTGCCAGGTGTAGCGCTCGCGACCGATCGCCACCAGCAGCAGCGGCGGTTCCTGCGAGACCCGCGTCACCCAGGAAGCCGTCAGGCCGCCGAGAACGCCGGCGGTGGCGGCGCCGACCACGGCCACCGGGCCGGGGATCAACCGGAGGATCTCGTCGCGATGCGCGCCCGAGGCATCCATGCGCCCAACTCCCTGTTCAGCCGGCCAGGGCGAATTCGGCCAGCACGGGGTAATGATCCGAAGGCAGCGCGTACTCGCGGTGTTCCATGTCCTCGTAGTCGACGCGGTTCACGGCGCGAATGGTCAGGCGCGGCCGGAAAAACACGTAATCGATGCGCCTCGGTCCCAACAGGCGGTGCCCGACGCGGTCGCGCAGGCCGAGTCCGCGGAACGTGGCGCTGCGCGCTGCCGTGGGCGCCTGCTCACGGCCCGCCTCGGCCCAGGCATCATACAGCGGCTCGTCCTGGTCGTGCTGGGCGACCATGGCGCGGATCTCGCGCGAACCGGCGCCTGCATTGAAGTCGCCGGTCAGGAACACGGGCACCAGCGGCCCCATTTCCTCCACCTTGCGATTGACGTAGTCGCGCAATTGCCGGGCGCTCCGCTGGCGATGCCAGCGATTGACCGCCTCGAGGTGCGTGGTGCCGAACACGAACTTGCGGCCACTGTCGACGAGCTCAAAGGTGTGCCAGGTGACAAGGCGCGGTCGCGTCCCGAGATGGTACTGCGACGCGGGCACTTCCGGCGTCGGCGACAGCCACAGGACATCGGCCGCCTGGTCGCCCCCGGCCGGCCGGACGCGGTCCTTGCGGTAGAAGATGGCGCAGTACCAGCTTTCCTCGTCGTCGGCACGCTCGGGCCCCAGATTGCCTTCGCCCACGAAGGCGTAGTCCGGCAGCAGCTCGGCCAGTTCCAGCAGTTGCTTGTAATTTGCCTCCTGGGTGCCCACGACATCGGGCTGCATGCGCTCGAAGATCCGCGCGATGTTCCGCTTGCGCAGGCGCCAGGGATGGCTGCGACGCTTCTTGGTGGCCGTCAACAGGTTGAACGTCATCACACGCAGGATGTTGTCCGACAAGGTGTTGCACTCCAATGGGCTGACTGCCGGGGACCGCTGCGGCACGTGCCTGAGCCGCGAAGGGCCCCATCCGGCCGTTCCCGGGGCCATGGGGCCGTACGGCGGACTCTGGTTCCTCGCAAATCCCGTTCCGGTCGTTTGGTTCCGGCGGTGGGGTCGGTCGGGGAGCGCAGGCAATATAGGCAAATCCGGTCTTTGTTCAACCAAAAAGCCCCAGCTGGGGTGGCGAGGGCGGCAGGTCGAGCCTGGCCAGCACGTGCCCGACCCAGGTGTCCCGGGCGTCGGGAGGCAGCCCGAAGACCGGCACCGCAAACTCGGCCAGGAGCGTATCGAGGGTACGATCGATGGCCAGCTGGAACTCGACCGAGGTGTCGCGCGTGCCGTCGAACGTGGGCGGCGCGACCACCGGCACCTTGACGAGGAGTCCGTAGGTGGTCAACCAGTGGCGGATGAACGGTTCCAGCTCCGGTCTCCGGCCCGCTGCTTGCACCATATAGGCGTAGTTGTCCACGACCGAGCGGTCGCAGACGATCATGTCATAGGCACCGGCAAGTTCGATCTCGCGCGCCACCTGCGAATGCAGGATCCAGTTCTGGGCGGCGTCGGTGGTATCGCGGTTGATGGGCAGCGGACACGCGCGCGCCACCTCCTTGACAAGGTCGACGCTCAGGTCCAGCCGCTTGAGGGCGGCCGCCAGTTCGAAACAAAGCGTGGTCTTGCCCACGCCGTGGGTGCCGATGAAAGCGATCTTCATGGCGGCAAGAGTATCGCTCCCGGTCGCCCGTGTCCACCACGGCCGCGGATGCCGGTAGAGCTTGTCGGCACTGTCGGCAACAGCGTATTGTCGCGCCCGGTGCCGGAAGCGCCTCCGGTCGGGTAGACGGGGAAAGGAACCAGCGGGTGACGATGAACCAGACACAAAGGACCGACGCCTGGCGGGAAGCCAATGGCGGATTCCGCGGCAGCCTCCTGTTGGCCGGCGGCACGGCGCTGCTCGCGCTGGGCGCCCTGCTCGCCCTGGTCGGCCTGCTGGTGGGCGGCCCGACACCGGGTCGCGCGACGGCGTCATCGTGGCCGGCTGGCTGGCCTACATCCTCGGCTCGGCCTGGTGGGTACGGGCTTCGGCTGGTCCTGCATCGCGGGCATCCTGCCTCGCGCAGGCCTGGCCGTGGCGCTCATGCATGTCCTCCAGGCCGGCTATCTCCTCTACATGCTCTACGGGCGTTCGCAGCCGCCGGTGTCGCCGGTGGCGCTGACCGTGGGCCGGCTCCTGGCCGTGATTGTCTTCGCGATCCTGGCGGCCGGGGCCCTGGGCCCGGGCACCGCCCGCATCCTGGGGGCGGCCGCCGGACTGGGTCTGGCCAAGGCGTTGTTGCGCGTGCTGGTGCCGGCAGCGGACGGCGGAGCGGGAGTCGATGCCGCCGTGCTGCTGGTGATGGCGGCCGCCTTCGCGATGGCGGCCCGGCGATTGCGCCGCATCGAGGACGAATGGGCGCGGAACCATCACATGGGCGGCCGTTCCGACTTCTCCGAGTTCAACAATCCGGAGCACGACTGGAACAAGCCGGGTCAGGCCCCCGGCAAGGGCGGCGCCGGCGGCCGGCGCTAGGGCGATCGGTGCCGGGACCGGGGCGACCCGGCCCCCGGCTAGAAGCGATCCCTGCGCACCACGTCGGACAGGGGCAATTGCCCGCCGCGGGCCCGCGCGGGTTCCAGTGCCTTCCCCACCGCCACCGCCACCACGATGTCGTGGTCGGCCGGCAGCCCGATGATACGCGCCACCTCGACGGGATCGAAGCCGATCATCGGGCAGGTGTCGTAGCCCATCGCCTTGGCCACGAGCATGATCGTCTGCGCGGCGATGCCGCCCGAACGGAGGTTCTCGTCACGCCGCAGTCCCTCGCTCGAGCCATAGACGGCAAGGATCGACTTCACGATCCGCTCGCGCGCCGGCGGTGGCGCCGAAGCGCAATAGCGCGCCGGGTCCTGCCGGTACGCGTCGCGGTCACCGCAGATGAGGAGCAGCAGCGAGCACTCGGAGAACTGGGGCTGGTTCCAGCCCGCGCGGCGGATCTCGGCCTTCACCGTCGCGTCGGTCACGGCGACGAATCGCCAGTTCTGGATATTGAAGGAGGTGGGCGACAGGATCGCCGCCTCGAGCAGGCGCGTGATATCCTCCTCCGGCATCACGTGCGCGGGGTCGAACTTGTGGATCGACCGCCGGGCGGCAACGGCATCTAGTGTGTCCATGGTCCCCTCCGTCAGGCGCCGTGAGGCCCGGGCGCTCCTACCAGTATTTCTCGACGTGGATCTGTCCCGGCGCATCCTTCGTATGTTCGCGGAAGCCCGAGGCGGTAAGGACGGCCAGCATGCTCTCGATCATGCGTGGCCCGCCGCACAGCAGCACATGGCACCGCGCGGGATCCGGTTGCCGTCCCCAGACCTGGCCGATGAGCCCCCGCTCCCACACGTCCTGGACGTAGCCGGTGTGGCCGTGCCAGCGCGTCAGTTCCTCTTCGGGGCGACTGACGACGGGTATGTAGTGGAAGGTCGGGCAGAAGCGCTGCATCGCCGTCAGCTCGCCGCGGTAGCCGAGATCCCAGGTGTGCCTGGCACCGAGCACGACGGTCGTGCGCGCCTCGAGGTGGCAGGTGATCTCGCTGCGCAGCATGCTCATGTACGGCGCCAGGCCCGTGCCCGTGGCCACCAGCACGAGATCGCTTCCTTCGGGGACCTGGTCGAGCGTGAAGGTGCCGCTGAACTTCCTGCCGAGGTGCACTCGGTCGCCGGCCTGCAGGGCGAACAGCCGGGGTGTGAGCCGGCCCGAATGCACGAGCGTGACGTAGAACTCGAGGTAGCTCTTCTCGAGGGAGGACGAAGCGATCGAATAGGCACGGCGGATCAGGCGGTCCGGGGCGTCGGTCGACTCCTCGGCGTCGGACATCAAGGCGCGCGGCGCCGACTGGGGCAGCCCGAGCACCGCGAACTGGCCGGCCTCGAACCCCGGCAGGTCCCAGCCGTCCGGGCTGACCCTGAGGATGATGAGGCCGGGCGCGACTTCGATGCGTTGCGTGACGATGGCATTCAGCTGGTCGGACATGGTGGCAGACTTCCCCGCAGGCCGGAGCCTCTGTGATATGTGTGTGCCGGACCGTTGCCATTCTCGACCGGTTCGCCCGGTTTCGCAAGCGAAGCAAGTGCCGGGCCCGCGGATTAGCGCGGGCGTGCGGCCCGGCCATGTCCTATCTTGGCGT
This region includes:
- a CDS encoding DUF3473 domain-containing protein translates to MRNTEAPTIITIDVEEWFHGHNYLDHVPPATWADQELRVESGTAQCLDLLDRHGVKATFFVLGWTAERFPDLVREIVRRGHEVGCHSYGHPEVFHLTMAEFRADCERALAALARAGVDRPEGYRAPSFSLTPPVHHYLPVLRELGFRYDCSLFPVRHPRYGQPASPRTPFTLGPGADDLLVIPMPTWRCLGVNVPFSGGGYLRLLPWPAFRFLRARARAQGVPTIIYLHPWEMDAFRPAAKLSPLMRLRSQGRQDSMPVKLERILREGTFLTLADHARRLREGGRLPVRTLGTAVADA
- a CDS encoding class I SAM-dependent methyltransferase, producing the protein MSEQDRSAYYGHPRREMEPFVPQAAGALLDIGCGAGAFAATLRTARAGRQLEIWGVELSAEAAARARATIDHVLVGDAHACLRELPDARFDCVVMNDVLEHLVEPSLLLHEARRVLRPDGVLVASLPNVRYFFNVWDLVVRGRWDYTDEGILDRTHLRFFTRSSLVRLFTEAGFDMVRMQGINPTGSLKFKVANLVTLGRWADMRWLQFACVARPRRLG
- a CDS encoding insulinase family protein — protein: MSDDVFPAAGLQPCSLAADLYTGRLPGGLRVAIRRDARTPVAVCNIWVGVGSNREPEALRGWSHGIEHMLFKGTQRRGESDFALEVASAGGSTNAGTGYETTNYHITVPAAQLPVAIDILADALQHSVFDPESLEAERKVLVHENHMYDDIPFGFGVTWRWGLELAFDSSPYRHPIGGQDENLLTCPRERVMAYWRSAYHPTNMVAVVVGDVDPQAVFAQLGAAFPVRTDAPDAGDGNAILADPPLEPRRTAPRLRVETGDLKRAYAKLIFTAPGEASGLDPVLAVAQRALNDGRTCRLYRRLQEELKLVDDYAVMTETGPREGVVLVDLETSVDRLAAAVRECARLLGELGRAPGDGGCTPEELARAARRTARGHLFGLETVQGQASTIGHHAIGNDLAGAFAFPARVAAVTPADVSAYAREVFRLGNLACVIYVPRDTDLAAAGLPADVDGLVALLAGVLPDAAAPTAGLSAPTAGATTLRPRPATAAAVPCFTTDELVDGSRLYCRVDRAVPVVALAVAVSGGAAGETAADAGLAALAHQALIRGAAGLSAEAFNQLIEDDGASLSPIVDRDFGGLFLTALADRLEPALARLADAIIDPAFLEPELEQEKRLAREQLAAVADNPLQSAMLKLREMIYGDHPYGRALPGSPASLSAINVEQVRARHRAAWCAGRLQVVASGDIDPDRLQFLFSEIVGRLPAAGAAAPRPGPVRKLHGIESERMTRAQNQSVVLLGWPGPFADSDDRVPLMLLRQVLNGQSGRLFERLRNRRSLCYNAGVVGTSGFGQGVLVGYVLTAPETADQARDALRQEMISLAESPVPAEEWERARSELAGGLVIGSQANASRVSRAQRDIMYGRGTEELSALVAQVRACSATELRDAAARYLHAAVGVEVTIGPA
- a CDS encoding cupin domain-containing protein, with the protein product MDTARSRHARDFLPEAIRSLPLVELPVSGATGYCLQDDQKQVVFFAFDEGVSFPDHSHCEQRGLVIAGEMTIEIEGQTNLYQAGDQYVVPDGVTHRASFSQPTVLIDMSDAPNRYSVYR
- a CDS encoding flavin reductase family protein, coding for MDASGAHRDEILRLIPGPVAVVGAATAGVLGGLTASWVTRVSQEPPLLLVAIGRERYTWQLLRGATHFTISLLGEGQVAEARLFGLRSRRDVDKWALVEHDLLGPGVPALRLCAARFLCAVEGRLSTGDHDCLVGRVDEAWRGAAPSALPLRGADYAPGP
- a CDS encoding endonuclease/exonuclease/phosphatase family protein; its protein translation is MSDNILRVMTFNLLTATKKRRSHPWRLRKRNIARIFERMQPDVVGTQEANYKQLLELAELLPDYAFVGEGNLGPERADDEESWYCAIFYRKDRVRPAGGDQAADVLWLSPTPEVPASQYHLGTRPRLVTWHTFELVDSGRKFVFGTTHLEAVNRWHRQRSARQLRDYVNRKVEEMGPLVPVFLTGDFNAGAGSREIRAMVAQHDQDEPLYDAWAEAGREQAPTAARSATFRGLGLRDRVGHRLLGPRRIDYVFFRPRLTIRAVNRVDYEDMEHREYALPSDHYPVLAEFALAG
- a CDS encoding ATP-binding protein, which produces MKIAFIGTHGVGKTTLCFELAAALKRLDLSVDLVKEVARACPLPINRDTTDAAQNWILHSQVAREIELAGAYDMIVCDRSVVDNYAYMVQAAGRRPELEPFIRHWLTTYGLLVKVPVVAPPTFDGTRDTSVEFQLAIDRTLDTLLAEFAVPVFGLPPDARDTWVGHVLARLDLPPSPPQLGLFG
- a CDS encoding nitroreductase family protein translates to MDTLDAVAARRSIHKFDPAHVMPEEDITRLLEAAILSPTSFNIQNWRFVAVTDATVKAEIRRAGWNQPQFSECSLLLLICGDRDAYRQDPARYCASAPPPARERIVKSILAVYGSSEGLRRDENLRSGGIAAQTIMLVAKAMGYDTCPMIGFDPVEVARIIGLPADHDIVVAVAVGKALEPARARGGQLPLSDVVRRDRF
- a CDS encoding ferredoxin--NADP reductase: MSDQLNAIVTQRIEVAPGLIILRVSPDGWDLPGFEAGQFAVLGLPQSAPRALMSDAEESTDAPDRLIRRAYSIASSSLEKSYLEFYVTLVHSGRLTPRLFALQAGDRVHLGRKFSGTFTLDQVPEGSDLVLVATGTGLAPYMSMLRSEITCHLEARTTVVLGARHTWDLGYRGELTAMQRFCPTFHYIPVVSRPEEELTRWHGHTGYVQDVWERGLIGQVWGRQPDPARCHVLLCGGPRMIESMLAVLTASGFREHTKDAPGQIHVEKYW